The window GGACAGTCGCGGGTCACACTAGGTGTCTGTAAGTAGTCCCTAATATTAATAAACATCTTCaaacccacccccactcccagttTCCAGCCATAACCGCACAAACCCTTCCATGTCCTGAGAGGTTGGAAACAGAGTTTCTAGCCCCGCCTTCTGCATAAAGCATGGAGATCCCACTGAAAACAGACCCGGTGGTGCTAGCAGATGTGTTAGAACCTgagcaaaagaaaaagaccaCTGGTGACAGTTCAAAAGAATTCAAACTCCAGAAAAATGCTTCAGCAGTACACCAACAGCACACGCTTGAAGCAATGCTGCAGGGTGTGTGGTTACAGTAATCAGAGCAGAACTCGAAAACACGAACCCTGGCCTCATCTCCTGACTGCCACACTCTGCCTGGCCGGCGCTGGTGAGAACGGCATCACCAGCCAAGGAAGTGATCCGAGTCCACCACCCGCTGGCTGTGCAGTCACTTTGTCTCCATCCATACGCAGTCACATGACACACAGTAACTCTGGCGTACGGTAGCTCCCCTTTCCTAAGGACTTAGGACGGTAACCTCCACAAGCTGCACAAGCCGCTGCCGCCCCGCcggcccgcccccaccccccgcccggcaCTAGAGGCTTTGCTCTGTCTGCTGGGATGGCCCCTCGCCTTTACCTGTTCTCCCCAAACAGCCGCTCTCGTAGCTGTCACCTCTCACCTGGGCATTGGACACCGCGTTTATCCTGAAACGAGACAAAATCCCCCAAGAAGCTTTCTCGGTGCTTAAACACTCACTGATGCTTACATATCATTGGGAGGAAAACACTCCTAACTAACGTCAGTATCTGAATAACTGAACGCACCTTTCACCTAGCACCCCAGTGTACACAAGGTTCTACTCGTCGTATTTTCCCAAGGCACACCCCAAAGCACCCTTAACTTGAAGAGATAACTGTGACTGGTCCCCAGGATGACCATTTTTTGGATTCTCTGCCTGGCTTACATTTACCCTGATGCCTCAGGGTGCAACACCCCATTTAAGGTTCTTGTTATAATAAAGAGTTTCAagtggtggttgggggaggggcggggaggggagttTGGGGGATAAATAGtaatggaaattaaaataaagagaaaatattttaaaaagagtttcaaGGTTTCTCTTGGTGTTGAGTGACGTTCCCTGCCCGTTTCTAACACTGAGCAAACACATGGTCTGGGGACAGGACACAGGCCGCTGTACTCCGCTTCTGTGAGAGCCAGTGCGGCTGCAGCAGAAGTGGCCTCTTCTCCGCATCTGAACGAACGGGGGCATTCTTCTACAATCAAACTTCAAAACACTCCCGACAGTATAAGGCAATTCTGTAACCTTCATGTTTAACacttttaattattaaaagaCACCCATGAAAAGCTTTCAAATTCTTTTATGAAGTGAAATAACGGATAAACCTgaaaatgatttaataaaaaagaaaagccagttCTTTCTCATTTGAGACcaatcctgccccaccccacccctaatACTGGCAAACACAGTCAagcaacacatttaaaaaaataatcctccATGTGAAAGTTGAGTGCATGACAATTCTTAAGGATGATTCACTAAAAATCTAGAAATGTAACATATTTCATTAATTCTGCGATGCCTTGATTTTTAAACTTCACCATTACTTTTTAAACTGCCAAGAAAAACCGTTATCAACTGTAATTATAAGACACCACTGCCTATAAAAGCACCctaagctctggctggtgtggctcagtggtagagcactggcccacacaccaaagggtcaaggttcaattcctggtcaagggcatttacctaggctgcaggttcatTCCCTATCCCTGgctggggcgtgtgtgggaggcaattaatcaatgtttctctctctctccccctctctcccttccactctctctaaaaaaaaaaaatcaatggaaaaagtatcctcgggtgaggattaacaacaaccaaaaacagCGCCCTGATATTCAGaggtattaaaatataaaaaataaccttGGTACTGATAGAATAATCAGCTTAACaaatataaggagaaaaatcacatgaCAATCTTTACAGATGCTAAAATGATACCTGACTAACTCAGcactcatttttcattttaacatgggaatgtatttatttatttagcggTTAATGAAGAATCCATCAGGGAGCGTTTGAGGTCTTGCTCCCCAACATATGTCACCAGTTTGACTTATATAAACTCTTATATAAATTCTCAAAAAAAGGACTCCATCCATTAAACTCAAGCGTCATTTCAGATAGTGGACAGCACTGAACCTCAGGGAAACGTCTGCTCAGGAAGACGGCCCTGAGCTGAGCGGGCCGGGCCCTGCCTTACATGAAGAAGGCCAGCGTGGAGAACACCCCGCAGGTGTGGAAGGCGGGGTTCAGCTGCTCGGGCTTCGCGTACACCACGGCCGCGTCGATCATCACCCACCAGCCTGCGGAGAACTGGAGACAGAGCCCAGTCACTGGGGCGCACTCGTGCCTGCCCCTTGCCCCCCACTTCACTACCCACCGTGACAATGGCATAGGAAGACTCTCTGCTTCACTACCCACCATGACAATGGCATAGGAAGACTCCCTGCTTCACTACCCACCATGACAATGGCATAGGAAGTCTCTCTGCTTCGAGTTTTGGacattggaaaataaataagaaccCTGTTTACTTATTGCTGTGAGTGAGCCTAACTGATGAACTCGGTGCAAGATGAAAAGCTGTCACTTGGGATGAACTGTCTAACCCTTTCACCCGCTGTCATCACGCGCCACCAACGCTCTAACTAACCTCAACCAACCCGCTTCCTAATGACCATGTTTCACCCGCTGAACCGTCCTCGCTTAACATGCCCACGCCTTCTGCTTCCACCAATGAGCTGTCAGCTGTCATGTCTCCAAAATGATGTAACCTACTACAGTACTAGTTAACAATCTGATTAAATCCTGTTTAACTGACTGAAGTTTGTCAAAAGCAACGCTTCTATGTAAACTAGGCTGAATGGACTTAGACAAGTTGTCAATGAATTTCATAAACAAACTAAGTGCAGACGAGATGACCATAAAAAGCAAGAAAGACTTAGAAACACCTGAAAGAATTCTGCTTCCCAATTATCTTTAGTTCctgttgtgatttttttcctactgGACTTCAGGCAGAGAACTATATACTGAAAGAGatgaattttttcaaatgtaatagaaactgaaatttgtttttaaaaatggagttgGGGCCAGGAGTGGTTGGTGGAATGCTAAAGAAAAATTGGtcatgatttgattttttttttttttggaagctgGATGGTAAGTAAATGGAGTAAGATGGGAGAGGGGCTCTTTATACCagtctctatttttgtttatatgcTTGACattctcagcaataaaaagttAGAAGTGTTGGGAAGAAACGGAAGTGAGCAGATCTCTCTCGCTCCCCTGCTCTCTCCAGCgctgcagctgggaagggccTGGGGTCCTGCCTGGGGCCCTCCCGCTTCAGCTCCAGGAGCCGAGGCCGTCACTGGACCCACACAGCCCGAACTCCACGCCTCACAGCAGTAACACTGGCTGCATCCAATGCTGAGCCTCTGAGGGCCTTAAAGGACTCACACGGCAACTTAAAATGCCACTGCCTACAATAACTGTATTGTCAACGAAACGGAAGAGGTGACTTTACCTTTAGCAAACTTACAAGTCAAATGAACCCAGGACTTACCACACTTTGCTCAGTAATAGCATCCAGAACTGTGATCACTGTTTACAAACAGCAGTGAAACAAATAGCTCTGAGTGGGTAGTCACGGCTTAAAGGATCAGCATTAACGTCCGGGCGAAAAATGAGGCGTAAATGTGGCCGATGGGCTTTCACTCACCAAGACGCCTGCGACCACAGAGGCCACGGCATTCCTCCGCTCGCTCCAGTCGATGCACTCCCACTCCGGCCAGCGGACGTTATCCAGGAAGCCTGCCATGGCGGCCCCGCAGGCCCGGGCTGGTCATTAATGCTGTGCCCTACAAATAAAAGGACAAAACCACAGAGCAAATGCGTTAAGAAGTGGCGTGTCTTACACAATGTCCTCTTTTAAAGCTTGAAAACACATTTACCACAAATCCACCACAGTCAGGAAAAAACGTCAGTGCTTCAACGAGTACCTGCCGAGATGCACGCAGGCGCCTGCTAGCAC is drawn from Myotis daubentonii chromosome 3, mMyoDau2.1, whole genome shotgun sequence and contains these coding sequences:
- the TMEM50B gene encoding transmembrane protein 50B, whose translation is MAGFLDNVRWPEWECIDWSERRNAVASVVAGVLFSAGWWVMIDAAVVYAKPEQLNPAFHTCGVFSTLAFFMINAVSNAQVRGDSYESGCLGRTGARVWLFIGFMLMFGSLIASMWILFGAYVTQNTDVYPGLAVFFQNALIFLSTLIYKFGRTEELWT